TGAAACCTTAAGCGAAAACAAGATATTCAATTTGGAATTATAGGATTACTGTTTAAATAGGAATATTTATATACTAACGAACAATAATATATAAATAAATTTGTAAAATAAGGATTTTATGAATTTATAATTACAATTTAACTATATACAAATAAAACTTAATTAAATTATTAAAATCAAAGGTGATAAAATGGTACACAAAATAGAAGTATTTACCTCACCAACCTGTCCACATTGTCCAGGTGCTGTGAAAGTTGTTGAAGAAGCAAAAGAAAAATTAGGTGACAAAATAGATGTGCAAATCCTCTCCATTGCTGATCCTGCAAACAGGGATTTAGCTATTGATTACGGGGTACATGCAGTACCTGCAATTGCAATCAACAACAGCTTAGCATTTATTGGTGCTCCAA
The sequence above is drawn from the Methanobrevibacter sp. genome and encodes:
- a CDS encoding MJ0307 family thioredoxin, yielding MVHKIEVFTSPTCPHCPGAVKVVEEAKEKLGDKIDVQILSIADPANRDLAIDYGVHAVPAIAINNSLAFIGAPTLKELLERLE